The Hemicordylus capensis ecotype Gifberg chromosome 5, rHemCap1.1.pri, whole genome shotgun sequence nucleotide sequence TCTCTAGTTGGCTCTAATAGGGTTGAGCTAAGCCAAGTATAGAGTACTTGGATAGGCtggattctatataaataagCCATGCTGAGTAACAACTGTTACTCTATAAGTTGATAGCACTACAGTTGGTTTGAAATCCTCTGCTAtccttaaactttaaaaaaatcaaatttggaaTAATAAAGTTGTACTGTCGACGTTGTACACTTGAGGCTTTTCCAAGCATTACTCTTATTGCACAGTAAATGTGTAGACTGGTTCTCTAAAGACTTCCCCTACAAGTGATTCTGTGGCTGTCCTGGCTCATGTTGAGCTTGTCTTGGTTTCAGGCCAGCTGGTCAAGATGTTGCTGTACACAGAAGTTACTCGCTACTTGGACTTCAAGGTGATTGAAGGAAGCTTTGTCTACAAGGGAGGAAAGATTTACAAAGTTCCTTCAACTGAGGCAGAAGCCCTGGCATCCAGTAAGTAAGATGGTGCTCTCAGTATACTCCTGTTGGCCCCCTCCCAGTGTGCTTAAAGATGTGGATTGTGGAGTATAAAATGCTGTAGAGCTTCCTTGCACTGATTGCGGGTATATGCTGagagaggcatatctagggagaGGTACTGAATCTGGCCAGAAAACTCTAACCAGGTGTTGGATGCAGTGCTAAATGGTACCTTGACGTTGTCATCTCTGGACGGCTCATCAGAAATGGATGAATTTATGGGGCAGTTCCAAGCTTATCACAGTGCAGTTACTGATAGCATGCTTTTCATGaccttaatattattattattattattattattattattattattattattgtctaaTCTTTCCCGAAAGCCACCTGTGCTTTGACTGTCATTGCCTTGGGTAGCAATCAAATGCCTggataaacaaatgtgtcttcaaggttctcctgaaggcaaaCATAAGTCAGCCCCTACATCTTGGGAGGGAGTGTTCCATAGCTCAGGGGTGGCTATCAAACAGGCCttgagccattgtggctggggataatgggcgTACAGcagcatctgggcacccaaattTGAAAACCCCTGATTTAAGGCTTGTCCTTAAACTAGTGGAAGAAATTGTTCATCTAAGGTTTTCTAATAGGAAAGCTCTTGATGTGAGACAGGTAAGTCAAGGTCATGGCATTCCCTCTGCCACTTGGAATACAGGTCAGTCTAAAATATTACTTGGATTAATATTTCTAGCCTGTAGCTGAGCTTTGGCCTTACCTTAATAGATGGCAAAGCCTCATATCGGTCAAATCTGTGTGTTAAAGGTGAAAATCCTTAGTGATGGAGAGTAGTGATCAGAAAATTGAGCTAGTAAAGTTTCAGACTCGAACCTGTTTCTGACAGTTGTCTGACTCTTTTCTGAAAGTGTTTACAACAGACTTAACGCTCGCTGGGATTTGAGTAATCGACTCGGTACTTGGTGTGTTAATAATGTTCTCACGTGGCACATGTTGACCTCTATTCACACTATTTGGCTCTCCTGAGTAAGCTGTCTTATCCCCATGCTTAACTAGCCACTGCTGGCCCAGTGTTTGCCCTGGCTACTGTGTCCAGAGAAGCTCTTTGTGAGCTGGCAGGCTCAGCGGAGAGGTTCTTCTGAATTGATCTAGTGTTGTGATTGCAAGTTTGGCAACTTGATTGCAGGTTAATGCAGAAATCCCCTTGTCTGTATCTGGAATAACCTGATTGGAAGCAGGCATCTTGGCTTCCAGTCAGTTTCTCAAAGATGCCTGCTCTCTTCTGACAGTCTCTCTGCTTTGTAGGTCTGATGGGCTTGTTTGAGAAGCGGCGCTTCCGGAAATTCCTGGTGTATGTTGCCAACTTTGATGAGAATGATGCCCGCACTTTTGAAGGCGTCGATCCCAAGAAGAACACTATGCGCGATGTGTACAAGAAGTTTGACCTGGGCCAGGATGTTATAGATTTCACGGGGCATGCCCTTGCACTGTACCGGACCGATGAGTGAGTAATTGCTCTCCTTGTGCGGAGATTGGGGGAAATAAAAAAAAACTTGACCGGAGAACATCAAGGCAAGCCTGTCCTGGGTCTTTGTAGCTAACGGAAACCAGCTACCTGGTTACTCGCTTCAGGTTTTGGATAGGGCTGCATATGTTCAGGATGCTTGCAGTGTTGCCTTGTCAATCTTTTGTGGCTGTTTCCCCTGGGCACCAGCCTCTTGCCTCCTAGCTCTCAGGACTGCAGAGAGAAGCTTGGGAACACGTGGCTGGGGTCTTCAGGTCCCAGAGTGCGCAAGAGAGCACATTGCCCTAGGCAGAGGGTGGACGGAGGGCATGCTTAAAGGACAGGGGAAAGGTATTGTTGCTCTAGAAGTGGGGAAATGTACCAAGCGGTAGAGAATAGTGTCTGAAGAGCCAACACACCTGCTTTGCTTACCGGAGtattctccctcttcctcagctACTTAGACCAACCCTGCCAAGAAACTATCAACAGGATTAAACTGTACAGCGAGTCTCTGGCTAGATATGGCAAAAGTCCCTACCTGTATCCTCTCTATGGCTTGGGAGAGCTGCCTCAGGGATTTGCAAGGTGAGAACTTTACTTGACCATTTCAGTGAGTCACTCAGTCACACTTGACAGTGCTGCGCATGTTGAACTCATTTTAAGTTTTCATAACATTGTCCGTTGGAATCCTGTGGAGTCTCTTGTCCAGCTGATGGGAGGATTATGACtttgcgggtgggtggggagtataCGGCTGACAAAGGAGTTCCCatgccggcaggcaggctggctggctgctgccccCAACATGGCTTTCCTCAGTGAAGGAATGGAGCGCTGTGGGCCTGCATGCGGAGGAAATGGCCCACTCCCATCGTCCCCTAGTGGCAGTGAATCCCATGGCTGTTACACACTAGCTCCTGCGCAGAGATTGgggtcggggaggggggagaggcgaGTTGCCCCTGTTCGTCTCTCCACAGCCACCTTGAATGGAGAGGAAATGGGGTAACGTCTTCATCTAGGCCTGCTTCTTCTCGAGAGAAGAGCAAGGCAACGGCCACCTGGCAAGCTCCAAGGCCTTCCCTTTCTTCTGGACTGGGGTTTAATTAAGAGATACTTAATTTAATAGATTTAACCTCACTTAACAGAtaattaattagatactgttttaatcgtGTTTTAATCGttctaactttttaattttagttgttgaaatgttttaatcttataTTGACtgtgtttattgttttgtaaaccacccagagaacttgccttttgggcagtatggaaatgtattaaataaataataataataatatcagcagAGGCATGGCTCCACTTGATCAGTTGGATTTCATTCTCTGCAGCAAATGCAGAACAGCTCTCCAGCCAACATATTCCAGAAGTAATAAAGGACATAATAAAAAGCAACCTTCTACCACGTCAGGCCACTGGTCCGCCTAGCTCCGTATTGTttgcaccagggctgctcaacttcagccctccagcggttctttggactacagttcccatgatccccagccgcagtggccaatgatgggagttgtagtgcaacatctgcaggacagcccaggttgtgcagccctggtctctATTGGCAGACAGCAGCTCCACGGAGTCTCAGTGGGatcttcctcagccctaccttgggcCTCCTGCATGTCAAGCTTGTGCCCTGCAACTGAGCTGTGGCCCGAGAAAATGCCTTCTCCAGCATCTAGGGACatcagaacagccttgctgggtcgggcccctcaaggaggcccatctagtccagcatcctatttcacacagtagcccaccagatgcctctggggagcccacaggcaggagttgaaaggggcatgccctctcttctgctgttgctcccctgcaactggtactcagagacatcctgcctttgtggctggaggtggcctatagccctccgactagtagccattgatagacctctcctccatgaagttatccaaacccctctgaaagccattcaggttgttggctgtcaccacatcttgtggcagagaattccacaagtggattatgagttgtgtggaaaaagtacttccgtttgctggtcctaaatttcccggcaatcaatttcatgggatgtgacccctagttctagtgttatgggagagggagaagaatttctctctctccactttctccacaccatgcatgattttagagacctctatcatcatgtctccccgcagccgtcttttttctaaactaaatagcccaggtgttgtagtcttgcctcaaaaggaaggtgctccaggcccctgatcatcttggttgccctcttctgcactttctccagttctagaatgtccttttttagatgtggtgaccagaattgtacgcagtactccaggtgtggccgcaccatcgttttgtatatgggcattataatattagctgttttgttttcagtccccttcctaatgatccctagcatggaactggcctttttcacagctgccgcacattgataTTTTCAGCCAGCTGTCATCTCTTCATCTTTGCTTACCTTTACTTCAGAGTAAAGCCTTTTCATATTTCGGAGTTGCTATCCGTACTGTTAGTTGGCAAAAGCCCAGGTCCCATTCCATGCTTGACTTCAGCCTCAGACTTTGACCTAGTTTCAGCTTCTGCCAGGTGCATTTCAGCACTTTTGCTCAGCACCAGCTTGGAGAGAGGAGCAAAGCAGTGGCTGCTGTTACATGGCCGAGCGACGGGCTGGTGGCAGCATTTGGACTTGGCCAGCTGGTAGTTCTAGTCTGTCTGCTTCATTGACAGGTTAAGTGCAATCTATGGAGGCACCTACATGCTGAACAAGCCAATTCAAGAGATTGTTGTAGAAGATGGCAAAGTGGTTGGAGTGAAATCTGAAGGGGAGGTACAGTATCGCTGCTTGGCCTTCTCGCATGGCAAGGAGGTTTCCAGCAAATTGCcagccatcatggctggggatgatgggagttgtagtccaacagctggggacccaaggttcaaAACCCCTGGATCCATATGTTTGGGAAATGCGCTGTGAGACCCCAAGGGCTGCGCCACTGCAGATGCTTCAAGCTTGTGCTGCATCCAGGATAACTTCTGCTTGGCCAAGTTCTCCTGAAGTGAACCCGTTAGAATCATCCCGGTCAGGTCTCCTCTTTGCAGAGGTGTCTTTGAAGCTGTTCTGTACAAAGTTGCATCAGTATAGGAAGACGTGTGATGTGGAAGCTTCCTCTGCCACAAGTAGTACCTAGGCAGCGCCACTGGTGCATGGGCTTGTAGCCAGATCGGCCTGCTGTGCTTTGCACACTGCAGACGCCTCTCTTCTAGTATCTCTCTGGTTACGAGATGCTGAGAAGGCTGCCCTCTTTTAGCGCTGCTGGGGGCATCTGGCTGGCTAGACCATCGCTTGATCCACAAAGGTAGCTAAATTGAGTACTATCACCTTATACTAAAGTATGTAGGGCAGAGCCCATTTATGCTACAAACATGTTTGTCttgaagtggggtgtgtgtctttaaagacactAAATCTGTTGCAGAATGGGACTCCCATGGTTATTTTTGTGTAATTTGTCTCTACACAAACATGAGCTCTAAGTGAAATGTTAAGTAGCTCTGATGTAGCACAACTGGTTGCAGGGACATCCCTAGCATGCTGCTGTTTCATCCCCAAGGGCAGAGGGTTCCTCTTGCTCTGCCAGCATCTTCCCCTGTGTAATTTGTCTTGTTGCTGTGTCTGTCTAAGGGGAATGCTCAGGTTGATTAAGAGCAACTGCTGATGGCATAAACTGGAGTTCCAAGCTCCTAAACTTGAAGCTTTCCCTGCGGCAGGCCATGTTTAGTCCTGGTCAGTCCGTCTCCTCAGCACTGCAGGTTGCCAGGTGTGAGTAACCAACCAGCAGTTTCCTGTGTGTAGGGAGAAGTGGCAGGGCTTGACTGCTGTGACAGGTGCAGGTGGCCTTCACTAGGGCTTGGGAAGAACTGCTGTCAAGAGCCCCTTGTGCTTGCTGAAGCAGGATCCCTGTCCTAGAGCCCAGCCGCTCTGAGCTGCTCAGGGGGCCCCGTCTGTCCCCAGAACCTGAAGCAAGGCCCAGGAATAGGCGAGCTGCACCCCTCGCCCTCTGCGATCCTGCTCCGTTTGCAGTGCATGCACTCTGAGGGTGGTTTCCAAAGAGAGGCTTGGGCCACTGGTTTGGCGACCAGGTTCAGCATCTCTACTGCAGCACCCTGACCCGTCTGATTGAAAGTCCGTGTCCTTAACGCATGCTTGGTTGGTCTGAAATGCTGCCTTTTTGCGGCTCCCTGGCAGGTTGCTCGCTGCAAACAGCTCATCTGTGACCCCAGCTACGTCCCAGAGAGGGTGAAAAAGGTTGGCAAGGTGATCCGAGTCATCTGTATCTTGAGCCATCCAATCAAGAACACCAACGATGCCAATTCATGCCAGATCATCATTCCCCAGAACCAGGTGAACAGGAAATCAGGTAAGTCTTGCAGTGACTTGGGTGCCCAGAGCCCTTGTTCACGTTGCAGGTCTCGGTGgtggggcccagggcagttgCTGGTAGCATTCATTGACTCTGTGCCTGTGTGTGTCTTTGTTGGAGCTCTTGCTCATTATGGCAGGGGGCATGCAGTGACCTTCCCAGGTACGCTTCACTGACAAAGGCAGCCAGTAGGACGTGCTGAGCTCTATAGAGGATGCAACCTCGCATTCTTCCATGGATTTTGCAGAGAGGGGGTGCAAGCAACGGCTGCTTGCTGCTGTCGCCGGAGCCTGTGTGTGTCCTGGCACAATGGGCAGCCTCGGTTCCTGAGTGGCTGGCTACCCAGTGTCACTTTGAACAGCTCTTAGCTTCTGGATTTGGTCTGTCCTAGGACGATGTTTCATGACTCCTGCTTCAACTCCTTGCCCCTGGAGGGCTGAACGAGGCTTCCCCGCCCCATAGGGGATGCAGTGGGGAcctgggcaggtgggtggaggcCTGTGCCCCTGCTGGCCACGTCTCcattccttcccctcctccaggTGACGGAGCTCATTGCACTCCCCCTCCCTTTTGGaaagacagggaggggaggatggagAAGGAGTCGGAGTGGTGGGGTTGCTTGGGGAAGTGGTAAGCTGGTGGGAGGGCTCTGCGCTGGGGTGGCAGTTGTCTGGATCGGGGCTGCTGCAGGGGTCAGACGAAGTCCTGATCAGACACTTTCAATCCAAGCCTGCAAGGTGCGTGTGAGGTGACCAAAGGAGGCTGCCTGCAAGTGCCACCCTCCCCGTAATTCCTGCCGGGGTTGGATGCGATGCTGTCTGTTCCTGGTCTGACCCTTCCAGGCTTTGACTGAAAAGGAGCAAAGGACAAGCAGGAAAGGCTGCCAAGCAGCAgtccccattcctcctcctcctctgccccctttaCGCTCTGCAGTGGGGTGGCTGGTGCCTCACCTCACTTCCGGTGTCCCAGTACCGTAGGCCTCTCAGGATGCAGTCCTTCCCATGGAGGTTCTTGCACTGAGTTTTAAGAGGTTTAAGTGACCCTCTCGGTGTGGAGGAGTCTGGGTCCTGCCCGTTTGCTTGGGGCTGGTTTGGCCTTCAGTGCTCGGAGGTTGCTCTTGTCTGCTCATAGAACTGCTTTCTGGCGGGGTGCGGGGAGAGGTACTCCTCGGCTGAGCCAGCCTCCTGTGGGCTTGGCCTGGGCATACGTGGAGCCAGGAGTCTGTCCAGCACTGGACTTGTTCGGAGCAGTGGCAACAGGGGACTCTCCATTCCTGCCAAGGTTAAGCTGGCTGGGGGAAGGTCTGGGTGTGTGAAGGAGGTGCTCTGACGTGAGCTGCTGGCCTCTGctggcttgcttccttccttctagACATCTATGTCTGCATGATCTCCTCTGCGCACAACGTGGCAGCACAAGGGAAGTACATTGCCATCGTCAGCACAACTGTGGAGACAAACGACCCAGAGAGAGAAATCAAGCCAGCCCTGGAGCTCCTGGAGCCCATTGAACAGAAGTAAGGTTGCCTGCAGGCATCATGGTGTTAGCTGTGCCACTCTTCCTGCCGTGCTTAGGCAGGGTGTTTAAACTCCAGAGGCCAGATAGACCCTGGAGACTCTGATACGTAGCCATTTGGTGAGCATCTGCTTGGATGGACTGCTTGCTGTAGCTCACCGGTGTGGCCTGTCCATATCCTGAATTTGCACAAGTGTAAAGCTTGGATGGTCTCTAGAACTGGTGTTGGTTGTGAAGCATTTGGCACAAGTGCAGTAGCCACGCTGGGGAAACCCACTGGCTGTGAGAGGTGACCTTTCCTGCATGGAGCTCCTCTTGGTGTCCCTGTACAGAGCTGGGTGCAGCTTCAGCAGTGTCTAAACGCTGGGACCTGGGACACAAGATTCTGGGAGCCGGCTTCACggagccaggccattggtccacctagctcagcactgtctgctctgactgggagCTCTTCCGGATCTCCTGCAGTAGCCTTTCCCCAGCCTTGCTACCAGTTTCTTTAACTAAAGCTGTCTGTTGAACCCGGGACCATCTCCgtaccaagcagatgctctaccactgagctttgggtATTATGTTCTTGATGCAGGAATGCATGTAGCATTCTTATATGGAAGCAACCAAAGGCAAGGATTTGACTCTCTGCCACACTCTGTACCACACGGGGTCTTGCAGCACTCCTGAAGTGAGGGATTTCCTTTTCCTCCTAGGTTTGTTAGTGTCTGTGACCTGTTTGCACCAACTGACCTGGGCAGAGAGAGCCAGGTTTGTATGATTTGGGGAGCAATGGCATAGTGCCTGGgttgggtgggcaggagggaaggtaGAGGCTTTGCAAGCCAACACTCTTTGGGTTTGTCCCTGTCCAGATCTTCATTTCCCGCACCTATGACGCGACCACCCACTTTGAGACCACGTGTGATGACATCAAAGACATTTACAAGCGGATGATGGGCTCAGAGTTTGACTTTGAAGAGATGAAGCGGAAGAAGAACGATATCTatggagaggaggagcagcagtaaCGGGCTGAAGGCCCGGGTCTCAGTtggcagcgggggtggtggtggtggtggtggtggtgtgtgatGCACAGAGGGACTGAAGTGAGCACTGTATGACGTTCAGCATTGTCAGGCCTGCTTTTTGTAATCATATCTCTGAGATTGGAGCGAGTCCTGCACTGCCCTCCCCTCTTTGGATGTAATCATGTGTTAATTATTCTTCACACAAGGCTGCTGTGTCAAAATTGGCAGATGCTGACacttctgattttaactgttaactttgACTAAGAATAAGCAGACATTAACTTAGATTTGGGAGGGTGCAAGCCAACACCAGCTCATCATGCCCTTGTCACTTTTGTTCCCTGCAACTTCGTGACCATCTGTGAGTGCTTCAGTCAAAGCGACGGGGGTCGtcttcctccccaccactttGTCTCCAAACCACGCGCCTTCCAGTCGGAGGGGCCCTCACCCCCAGCAGCCTTTCCCCATCCAGTCTTAACTCCATGGCAAGCTGCATTTATGGCCAAAGCCCACAGCAATTGTGGCCACCTGGCAGGGTTTGTACCCAGTGctatcctccccctcccccggccccTACTAAAAGCTTCTCAAACCGTTTACATCTGTTGGAACACAACTGTGCCGTAAGGCTCTTTGTGTTTTGAAAAGTGATACTAATAAAAAAAAACTTGGTGCAAGAACCAAAACTCCAAAGcaggcaaggtgtgtgtgtgtgtggcgtgtGCAAGTATTTCTTTTCCTCCTGTGCCCTGGGTGGCTTCTCAGGTGGACCAAACTGCCCTGCAGTATTGACTTGACGGAGCCTGGGCTACTTCCTGGCAGAGGGGGCTCCAGATGACGTCTGTACTGCCAAGTAAAGCCAACTTCTGGAAACAAGTTCTGTGCCGTGGTCTGATTCACTCGCAAGCCTCCTCGTGGCCGGCCACAGGAGTGCATAGAACACATTGGCAAGGGGGTCCGAGGTTGATTTCGGGGGTGTAAGATCAAGGCAGGCAGATGTTAATGTGGGTATTGAGAGCATGTGTTGGATTGTGGTGGCATCCTGTCCCAAGGCTTTCCAATAGTAATCAGCATCAATGAGTTGGGAGCTTTGACTGCCTTCCTGAACTGCTTCTGTGGAAAGCAGATGCTGCCCAGATTGGTCCTCTTccgccctgccccctgccacaaAAGCAGCTAGTATCTGGGCTGCCTAAAGGAGGACCCCTCTAGCAAAGAGGGTGTGGTGAGCCTGTGTTGGCTTTCCATTTTTTGCAGGTTGGTTGCAGCAAAGGAAGCTTTATCCATGAGCAGCCTCATCTAGATGCAGTTCAGCTGGTTTCCCTGATTTCTCCCTCTAGCAGGACTGTTCAACAGTAGCACTGCCACACACTTCCAGGAGCACGTGAGGTGGGTGGGATGCCTCCGCCTTTAGCTCTTTCggcatgtgaaaaggatcttggtGTCTTAGTGGACTAGAAGTTGAGCCAGCAGTGTCCTACAGCTCCAAAAGAACCCCAAAACTGTTGCAACCTTGGGCTgtattaacagaggcatagtgtccCGATCATCAAGTCCTCTTTTCACTCTATTCTGTTGGTCAGATCTTATCTGGGATCTGGCGTCATTCTAGGCATTATATTTTTAGGAAAGGCATTGCTCAACAGGATGGGCTCAGAGGAGACCGAAGGGTTTGGCAACAATCCTAGGAGCGACTGTTGCAGGCTGGTTATGTTTGAAGAGAtgggaggggagacatgatagtgggcTTCGAATATTTGATGGGCTGTCGCTCCATGGGGGCAGCCCTAGAGCCAATGAACTGAAAGTACAAGGAAGACCTCAGGCAGAGCAGCCTGCTTTGGCCAGGGGTGGGCTCTCTGGCTGGAGGTTTCCAAATGGAGGCTGGGCAGCTGCCGGCATCAAGTGGTTGCACTTGGGTCTCGGAGGCTATAGGTCTAAGCtctgatgtgggggtggggagggcaagagtAGTCGAGGCTTCCTTTGAAGGGAACTCAAAGGTAAAACATCCTACAAGGAGAGGTGAAAGAGCTGAGCAAAACTACTTAACACATGTATTGCCACCATTTGTGAAAGATGGGCTTTAAGGACAGgtgtgaagtggccagatttgcagatgacaccaaactattcagcatagtaaaatccaaaacattgtgaggagttccaagaggatctctccaaactagggagtgggtgataaaatggcaaatgaggttcagtgtaaagtgatgcctattTGGAGCAAaaaccctcaacttcacatatacactgatggggtctgagctgtcagtgactgaccaggagagggatcttggggttgtgatggacagcttgttgaaagtgttgacctgGTACACagccactgtgaaaaaggcagattccatgcttgggatcaccaggaactgaaaataaaaatgctaatgtgataatgcccttatacaaatctatggtgtggacatatttggagtactgagtacagttctggtatCTTAAGGatgacactgtagaactggaaaaggtgcagaagagggcaagatatttggggcctggagcaccttctttatgaggaaaGCTACAGCACTGAAaggcctgtcctctatgaatttttgtccaagcccccttgaaagccatccaagctaatggccatcaccacatcccatggaagaTAATATCAATtacctccttttgttggtcctaaatgtctcAGCCTTGTTTCACGAGATGACCctattctagtgttgtgagaaaaatttctgtctgcTCAATGCATAATCCTATATGCTTCTATCATGTCGCGTAGTACggtagttgcctctttttcagACAAAAAGCCAGCCTTTcaatggctacaggccactttcagcctcagaggcaagatgcctctaactgCCATTGCAGGGGTCAGAAACagatgggcttgatccagcagggctgttcttaggtgaGAGCACGGTGGTAGGCCACGGGGAGGTCACCCAAAGCCCTCCTATGCCATGGAGGAAAATGCAATACTACTGAACATGTCCGGTtggctattttaaaagaaaatggattCTGGCTTCAGCCCAGAAAGAATCTGAAATGCTGGGTCATGTTGCGGAAGACAACCTTGTCTTGGAATAGCTATGGACAACATCAACAACAGGGTTACATAGACAAATGGTTTGACTTGACCTGAGGAAGCTTCCTCTGTCTTTGCACTATTACTAGAAGGGAggcaaacctggcttttagcagATGTTGAGGGAAGGATGATTCAGAGTTAGGGGTAGTGCCAAGAACATACCAGTACTGGGTGTCTACGCTAGAGGTACAGAAGGTAGGCGGGAGAGGGATGCCATTGCTTAAGCTATGCCCCATGTTCTTCAAGCCTTGGTAAACCATTGCCACCAACTGGCAATAAGCAGCCCCTGTCCCAACACAGTTTCAAAGGCACACAATGCAGTAATTCATTGTCGCCGAGCAGGCCTGCACAAGAGACTGCCCAGGGCCCCTATATACACTGCTTGGAGCTCTGtggtggaagaaaggcaggaccTACATGTAGTAATTGTGTAGAAGATGTTGCCGTACTATAGTGCTTTGCTTCTGAGAAGCCATCCACATCATCTGAAGGGATCCTAGGATGCGGAACACCTCTGAGCAGCTGAGCTGTCCTTTAGCTTGTGGTGCTTGAAAGCAGAGTTGACACAAACCAGACACAGAACTAAATCTGACCCTCTCTGGATCAAGCAAGCCAGGCTAACAACTTGAGTCAGCTTTATTTATAAAGATTAGTTACAAAAAATTCTTCCAAGAGACACAGAAGGTATCATTACAGATTTTCTTATTAGTGCTGCAAACTGTAGATGGCCCTTATTGCAATACTACCGAGagacctgggggtggggaggaggatgaGTTGGAGCTGGTTCTGGAATGCAAAGTGGGCTCTCTACAGGCGGGGTGAGGAGTTCGAAGTACCAGTTAAGAAAACAAGTTGAAAAGTGGTAGTATTGCACAGTAACATTGTCCAATGTTTGTTTGAAGTACAAAAATAAAGCAAGCAGACCCTCACATTTCAATTCAAATCCCCCACGCACAATCTGTGGAAGTTCTTCTGCACCAGCcctgctgaaatgaatgggagctgtgcaagaACATGGCAGTGTGACTTATGCAAGAGAACTTCCATGTGGGTTGGGCCCCTTTTGTACCATGTATAACAAACAGGTTTAAATAGACTGATTCCTAAACCTTCAAGTaaacagggtttgtttgttttttcctatGATAGGTGTATTAGCTGCACTATTTGATCTGTTTAGACCAGATCATTACAAAGCTTTCTTCTATTCCAGAAAACCAGTACATATGAGGTTCCACATTGtggttaaatttaaaaaaaaaaagggggggggagcaatttcTGCAGCCCTAAAATAAAACAGCTGCCATTCTATtcaaggaaagaggaagaaaaac carries:
- the GDI2 gene encoding rab GDP dissociation inhibitor beta; the encoded protein is MEAIGTSGGSASSCGRTGPAQPPPPVPPPPPPPPAPAPLARSLPGGRGASIFLPAPTSCCCGHRHPPYQQWSLPPRPKSPAASAAQRTSRRRDARDVYPFPRRRLSSRLLFTAAMNEEYDVIVLGTGLTECILSGIMSVNGKKVLHMDRNAYYGGESASITPLEDLYKRFNLPGSPPESMGRGRDWNVDLIPKFLMANGQLVKMLLYTEVTRYLDFKVIEGSFVYKGGKIYKVPSTEAEALASSLMGLFEKRRFRKFLVYVANFDENDARTFEGVDPKKNTMRDVYKKFDLGQDVIDFTGHALALYRTDDYLDQPCQETINRIKLYSESLARYGKSPYLYPLYGLGELPQGFARLSAIYGGTYMLNKPIQEIVVEDGKVVGVKSEGEVARCKQLICDPSYVPERVKKVGKVIRVICILSHPIKNTNDANSCQIIIPQNQVNRKSDIYVCMISSAHNVAAQGKYIAIVSTTVETNDPEREIKPALELLEPIEQKFVSVCDLFAPTDLGRESQIFISRTYDATTHFETTCDDIKDIYKRMMGSEFDFEEMKRKKNDIYGEEEQQ